Within the Calderihabitans maritimus genome, the region ATCCACCTCAGTCATTTCAAGGGTTTCCGGTTGTCGGGTCATTGATTTTGAAGATTAACTGTCAAAGATGAGTTCAAGTCAAGAACCGTCCCCAACTTGAATAAGTTGAAACTTCACAACTAGACTGTCCCTTATTAAATGGACTGATTGGTTCCTGCATAAATTAGCCCGTTCTGGCAAAGCTAAACATAGTAACACTGCGGGGTGAGGGAATGTTTCGGCGACTTATCAAACCGTTAAAAACCGAGTGGATAAAGAGACACCGCCGCCGGGATGAAGCCAGGAAGCGGGAAATAGAGACAATCGATGACTATGAACTTAGTGCCGACTTGGATCGCAACCTGGCCGTCCTGCGGCAGGTTTTTGACCGTTGCAGCGACTTTATTGTAAGGGAATTTGTGGCAGGTCAAAAGCTCGCCCGGTGCGCCCTGATTTATTTTGACGGGCTGGTGACCAGAACTTCGGTCGAAACCAGCATATTGAAGACTTTACTAGTTGAGATTCGGAAGGTGGAGCCCGCTCCCGACATTACCGAACGCAACGTTTTTGAGTTAATTAAGGAAGCCGCGGTGAGTGTGGGTGAGGTGCATGAAGTTTCTGGTTTCCCAGGCATGCTGGAGAAACTGCTGGCAGGGGACGCGGTCCTGCTGGTGGACGGACAAGCGAAGGTCCTGGTACTGGGAGTAAGGGGGTGGGAGAGTAGAGCCGTAGAGGAGCCGGAAACGGAAGCGGTGGTGCGCGGGCCAAGAGAAGGCTTTGTAGAAACTCTCCGCACCAACACTTCCTTGATACGGCGGAGGATTAAAAGTCCCCGGCTTAAAATTGAAACCATTAAAATCGGGGAACTCACCAAGACTGACGTGGCGGTAATATATATCGAGGGGTTGGTCAACCCGCAAATTGTGGAGGAAGTTCACCGAAGGCTCAAACGCATTGAAACCGACGGTATTGTAGACAGCGGGTACATAGAAGAATTCATCGAAGACGATCCCTTTTCCCCCTTCCCTCAAATTGAACACAGTGAGAGGCCCGATAAGGTGACGGCGGCACTGCTCGAGGGAAGGGTGGTTATACTGGCAGACGGATCACCCTTTGCCCTGGTGGTACCAACCGTTTTCGTTCAGTTTCTACAGGCTAGTGAAGACTATTACGAGCGATTCTATTTAGCTTCAGTAGTCCGTTTAGGTCGACTCGTGGCCGTCAATGTCGCTTTGCTCCTGCCTTCTGCCTATGTGGCCATTACTACCTTTCACCAGGAAATGCTTCCCCGTACCCTGCTGATCAGCATTGCCGCCCAGCGGGAAGGGGTGCCGTTTCCCGCTTTTGTGGAGGCGTTGATTATGGAGCTCACTTTTGAGATGCTGAGGGAGGCCGGAATCCGTCTGCCGCGCCCGGTCGGCCAGGCAATTAGCATTGTAGGGGCCCTGGTGATTGGTGAGGCGGCGGTTTCGGCTGGGATTGTGTCACCGGTAATGGTAGTGGTGGTGGCCCTGACGGCTATTGCCAATTTTTCCATTCCCGCTTTTAACATGGCCATTACCCTGCGTCTTATCCGCTTTATTATGCTGGTACTGGCTGCCGCCTTTGGTTTCTTCGGCATCATGATGGGTCTGGTAGTAATCCTGATTCATCTTTGTAACCTGCGTTCCTTCGGGATACCTTATCTTTCTCCGATTGCGCCTTTTACCCCGAGAGACCTGAAAGATGTATTGGTTCGCCCGCCCTGGTGGGGCATGTTTTTACGGCCCAGGCTGATAGGTTATCGTAATCCTCAAAGGCAGGCCTTCAGGCTGAAGCCTGAACCTCCTAAGAAGCGAAATTAATAAGAGTTAGGAGGACCTCCATGCTGGAAGGCGGCAAGATTAACACCCGGCAGGCCGCGTACCTGTTGATTTTTACCATCATGCCCACGGCCATTCTATTCGTGCCGGCCATTACCACGAAAGCTGCCGGCCAGGACGGGTGGCTGTCGGTAGTGGTGGCCACCGTTTTTGGTCTGTTGGCCGGGGGGCTAATCCTTGCCTTGAGCCTGCGGTTTCCCGGTAAAAACCTGTATGAATTTGTACAGGTTCTCCTGGGAAAAATTTTAGG harbors:
- a CDS encoding spore germination protein, whose translation is MFRRLIKPLKTEWIKRHRRRDEARKREIETIDDYELSADLDRNLAVLRQVFDRCSDFIVREFVAGQKLARCALIYFDGLVTRTSVETSILKTLLVEIRKVEPAPDITERNVFELIKEAAVSVGEVHEVSGFPGMLEKLLAGDAVLLVDGQAKVLVLGVRGWESRAVEEPETEAVVRGPREGFVETLRTNTSLIRRRIKSPRLKIETIKIGELTKTDVAVIYIEGLVNPQIVEEVHRRLKRIETDGIVDSGYIEEFIEDDPFSPFPQIEHSERPDKVTAALLEGRVVILADGSPFALVVPTVFVQFLQASEDYYERFYLASVVRLGRLVAVNVALLLPSAYVAITTFHQEMLPRTLLISIAAQREGVPFPAFVEALIMELTFEMLREAGIRLPRPVGQAISIVGALVIGEAAVSAGIVSPVMVVVVALTAIANFSIPAFNMAITLRLIRFIMLVLAAAFGFFGIMMGLVVILIHLCNLRSFGIPYLSPIAPFTPRDLKDVLVRPPWWGMFLRPRLIGYRNPQRQAFRLKPEPPKKRN